The proteins below are encoded in one region of Oncorhynchus gorbuscha isolate QuinsamMale2020 ecotype Even-year linkage group LG01, OgorEven_v1.0, whole genome shotgun sequence:
- the igf2b gene encoding insulin-like growth factor 2b, translating into METQKRHEHHSVCHTCRRTENTRMKVKMMSSSNRVLVIALALTLYIVEVASAETLCGGELVDALQFVCEDRGFYFSRPTSRSNSRRSQNRGIVEECCFRSCDLNLLEQYCAKPAKSERDVSATSLQIIPMVPTIKQDVPRKHVTVKYSKYEAWQRKAAQRLRRGVPAILRARKFRRQAVKIKAQEQAMFHRPLITLPSKLPPVLPPTDNYVSHN; encoded by the exons ATGGAAACCCAGAAAAGACACGAACACCACTCAGTTTGCCACACCTGCCGGAGAACGGAAAACACAAGAATGAAG GTCAAGATGATGTCTTCGTCCAATCGAGTGCTGGTCATTGCGCTGGCACTTACTCTGTACATCGTTGAAGTGGCCTCGGCAGAAACGCTATGTGGAGGAGAACTGGTGGACGCGCTGCAGTTCGTCTGTGAAGATAGAGGATTCTATTTCA gtAGGCCAACCAGCAGGTCTAACAGCAGACGCTCCCAGAACCGTGGTATCGTGGAGGAGTGTTGTTTCCGTAGCTGTGACCTCAACCTGTTGGAGCAGTACTGTGCCAAACCTGCCAAGTCAGAGAGGGACGTGTCGGCCACCTCTCTACAGATCATTCCCATGGTGCCCACAATCAAACAG GATGTCCCAAGAAAACATGTGACTGTGAAGTATTCCAAATATGAGGCGTGGCAGAGGAAGGCTGCTCAGCGGCTCCGGAGGGGCGTCCCGGCCATCCTCAGGGCCCGGAAGTTCCGGAGGCAGGCGGTGAAGATCAAGGCCCAAGAGCAGGCGATGTTCCACCGGCCTCTGATCACCCTGCCCAGCAAGCTTCCCCCAGTCCTGCCCCCCACGGACAACTACGTCAGCCACAATTGA